A stretch of Aspergillus nidulans FGSC A4 chromosome VI DNA encodes these proteins:
- a CDS encoding uncharacterized protein (transcript_id=CADANIAT00010225) codes for MSLPWAFDRSTEKIDQTETAPGASETVDIEPTETAETDKTVERTVPERIQSANSIEIDDPSKQLQGEPVYRILSIEELTSGMSRQSERLPPLDKGDRIKPVGVKYDVLDASNIRLWKKKIEGLLRLQKCWKVVENTRKMRIDGKTELLHQAMQDEDYIDHNLLAVTYLTAYISEEDANAVKNLEISGDIWIYLMEKYEAVNPRRKVNLLMRLFTWKMDPKMKIREAIQDLEKLHEEVKDVWEKEYLDQDALMVLFLCGLPPEYEAYADGLRSIGDTKRAVILSRLEEKEISTRAERRAEVISKSANRAEQRRCFNCGKKGHFARDCTAPEKNREQSNSREDSQGWSHRRDHGKARAYGNGRDKSRRGHTGRQRGGARTANEETDTASFCPFPFEHLQQLIYLQMERFYENPHDFDV; via the coding sequence ATGAGCCTCCCCTGGGCATTTGACAGATCAACAGAGAAAATTGACCAGACCGAGACGGCGCCAGGGGCGAGCGAGACGGTCGATATAGAGCCGACTGAGACAGCCGAGACAGACAAGACAGTCGAGAGAACTGTACCGGAGAGAATCCAAAGCGCTAATAGCATCGAGATCGACGATCCTAGCAAGCAGCTACAAGGAGAGCCAGTATACAGGATACTAAGTATAGAAGAACTGACATCGGGGATGTCAAGGCAATCAGAGAGACTTCCCCCCCTTGATAAGGGTGATCGAATCAAGCCAGTGGGTGTCAAATATGATGTACTGGACGCGTCGAACATCAGGTtatggaagaagaaaattgaGGGCCTCTTAAGGCTTCAGAAATGCTGGAAGGTGGTCGAGAATACCAGAAAGATGAGAATTGATGGGAAGACCGAGCTTCTCCATCAGGCAATGCAAGATGAGGATTATATTGACCACAACTTACTTGCTGTCACATATTTAACAGCCTATAtctcggaagaggatgcaAATGCAGTGAAGAACCTTGAGATCAGTGGAGATATCTGGATCTACCTCATGGAGAAATACGAGGCTGTGAACCCTAGAAGGAAGGTCAACCTTCTGATGCGGCTATTCACATGGAAGATGGATCCTAAGATGAAGATTAGGGAGGCTATCCAGGATCTTGAAAAGCTACATGAGGAAGTCAAAGATGTATGGGAAAAGGAATACCTGGATCAGGATGCATTGATGGTACTTTTCCTATGTGGATTGCCGCCCGAATATGAGGCCTATGCAGATGGTCTTAGGTCTATTGGAGACACCAAACGGGCAGTTATATTATCTCGattggaggagaaagaaatatCGACTCGAGCAGAGAGACGAGCAGAGGTAATCAGCAAATCAGCCAATCGAGCAGAGCAAAGAAGATGCTTCAATTGCGGCAAGAAGGGGCATTTTGCAAGAGATTGTACAGCTCCAGAGAAGAACCGAGAGCAGAGCAATTCCCGCGAGGACTCTCAGGGATGGAGTCACCGGAGGGACCACGGCAAGGCTAGAGCATATGGAAATGGCAGAGATAAGAGTCGAAGAGGACATACCGGCCGCCAGAGAGGAGGAGCCCGTACGGCAAATGAAGAAACtgatacagcttccttctgccctttcccttttGAGCATCTCCAACAGCTTATTTATCTACAAATGGAACGGTTTTACGAGAATCCACATGACTTCGACGTCTAG